The following nucleotide sequence is from Deinococcus sp. Leaf326.
CAGGATCAAACTCTCCAAAAAGTGGATTCAACTCAGTCCGGAGACTGGGATTGATCTGTTGATCCAAGCTTGCGCTTGGCTTGCCTCTCAGAGGCTGTACTGCCAGTCCGAAGACCAGCCTGTGGTCTTGCGACCTCTCGAGTCTGGAGTCTTCCGAAGAAAACCGCTCGCACATCCTGTCGGATGTTCCTGCTCTCGCACCCTCTCTTCTGCTTTCATGCTGCTCGCCTCGCTTGAGGCTCAGAAAAGATACCGAGCATCTGCCGATCTGTCAAGCGTCCCGGGTCAAGGTTCATTGAACTTCCGGGGGAGCGCGTACTGCACAGCGGAAACCTGGGATGCGCCGGGCCGGGGCATACTGGGGCATGTTGCGAATAGACGCTGCTGAGATCGTGGTGGCCCGGCTGCCGCTGCGCTTCCGTTTCGAGACGAGTTTCGGGGTGCAGACCGAGAAACTGATTCCGCTGCTCGTGCTACACGGCGACGGTCTGCAGGGCGTGTCGGAGGGCAGCATGGAGCCGGCGCCGATGTTCCGCGAGGAGACGGTCGCGGGGGCCCTGTCCCTGCTGCGAGACGTGTTCCTACCCCGCGTGCTGGGCCGCACCTTCGCCAACCCCGAGGCGCTGGAGGCGGCGCTCGGGACCTTCCGGGGCAACCGGATGGCGCGGGCGATGGTTGAGATGGCTGCCTGGGACCTGTGGGCACGGCGCCTGGACGTGCCGCTGGGCACCCTGCTGGGCGGCACGAAGAGTGAGGTCGAGGTGGGCGTGAGCCTGGGTATCCAGCCGGACGAGGCCGCGACCGTCGAAACCGTGCGCCGGCATGTCGAGCAGGGTTACCGCCGCATCAAGCTCAAGATCAAGCCCGGATGGGACGTGCAGCCGGTGCGGGCCGTGAGAGAGGCCTTCCCGGAGATCCGGCTGACGGTGGACGCCAACAGCGCCTATACGCTGGCCGATGCCGGGCGGCTGCGGGCGCTGGACGCCTACGGCCTGATCTACATCGAGCAGCCGCTGGCCTGGGACGACCTCGTGGACCACGCCGAGCTGAGCCGGCGGATCCAGACGCCGCTTTGCCTTGACGAGAGCATCACCACCGCCGCCGACGCCCGCAAGGGGCTGGCGCTGGGCGCCGCGCAGGTGATCAACATCAAGGTGACGCGGGTGGGCGGCCTCGCCGAAGCGCGCAGAGTTCACGACGTGGCCGCGAGCTTCGGCGCGCCGGTCTGGTGCGGCGGCATGCTGGAAAGCGGTGTGGGCCGCGCGCACAACATCCACCTCTCGACGCTGCCGAACTTCCGGTTGCCGGGCGACACGAGCAGCGCGAGCCGCTACTGGGACCGTGACCTGATCCGCGAGCCGCTGGAGGCGGTCGACGGCGTGATGCCTGTTCCGACCGGGGTGGGCACGGGCGTGTCGCTCGACCGCGAGTATCTGGCGGAAGTGACAGAGCTGCACGAGGAGCTGCGGCCTTGATACCTGGACCGGCCACGGACGCGGCGCCCGCGCAGAGCTTCGTCATCCGGGACGTGACCGATCCCTGGGCCCTGCGCGCGCTGGAGGAGGTGCAGGTGGCCGCGTGGGGTTACGCCGACCGCGAGGTCCTGCCCGGCACCATGTTCCGTATCGGGGCGGCGACGGGCGCGGTGGTGCTGGCGGCGTACCCGGCCGGGGAGCCGGAAGGCCGGCCGCTGGGCTTCGCCTACGGATTTCCAGCGCTGCGTCAGGGAGCTCGGGGCGAGACCGAGTTGTGGCATCACTCGCACCTGCTGGCCGTGCGGCCCGAATGCCGGGGCGGCGGGCTGGCGGTGGCCCTCAAGCACGCGCAGCGGGAGAGGGCGCTGGCCCAGGGTCTGACACGGATGACCTGGACCTTTGACCCCCTGGTCGCCCGCAACGCCCGCCTGAACCTGGGCAAGCTGGGCGCGCGGGCCGTGAGCTACCACCCCGACTGGTACGCGCTGGACGACGACCGCGAGGCCGCGTTTCCGGCCGACCGCCTGATGATCGAGTGGGACCTGACCCGCCCGCAGCAGGAGCGCCCGGCCCCCGCGCCGCAGGGCGAGGTGCTGCTGGAGGCCGACGACCGGGGCTGGCCGCAGCTGCGGGAGCTGGCAGGTCCCGGTCCCTTTCTCGCCGAGGTCCCCACCCATGACCTGCCGGACGACGGGCAGCGGCGCGCGTGGGGGCTTGCCCTACGCGAAGTGCTCTCGGCCCGGCTCTCGGCAGGGGACGTGGTGAGCGACCTCGCGCGGGACAGGGACCGGGCCTACTACGTGCTGACGCAGCCCTGAAAAACCGCCCCCGATAAGGAGGCGGCTGGTGAACATCAGGGAAACTGACCCTCAGTAGGTGACGTTGTAGAACGCCGTGTCGCTCTGCCAGTCGGTCTGCGGGACCGGCTGGGCGACGGGGTTGACCGGGTTCACCACGATGCTCAGCGCCTGCGCGAGCCCCTGGCTGGTCTGGGGCTTGACGGTGGCGAAGGCCTGGCCCTGGGTGTAGGTGCTCAGCTCGCTGAGGTTGAGCTGACGGCGGCTGGTAACGACCAGGACTCGGTTGAGACCGGTGGGGCCCCCCACCGTGTAGGTGAACTGGTCGCCCGTGGTGGGGAAGGCGCGGGTCTGGCCGGCACGCACGTAGTTACCGCCCGTCTTGTAGCGGTTGGGCAGGATCTGGTCGGTCGTGCCGTCGGGGTTCACGTTGAACAGGTAGACATAGGAGTTCTCGTTGACGCTCGTGTAGAGCGTGATCGGCTCACCGACGCGGTAGTTGGGTGTCTGGGTGCCGCTGGGGTCCTTGTTGACCCAGACCTTGGCGGTCAGGGTGGTCTGGACCGGGTTGACGATGATGCTCTGGGCACTGATGACGGGCGCGGCGAAGGCGGGGGCAAGGACACTCGACAGGGCGGCGGTGCTCAGGGTCAGGGTGGTCAGCAGCTTCTTCATGGTCGTTCCTCCTGTCCGGTGAAGGGTGGGGCCACCGCGTGGGCGGCGCCGGACTGTTCCTGACCTCACCGTAGCCCCCCGCGCCTGACGGGCCGTGAGTCCCAGCTGACGCAAGATGAAGGCGGGTGCGACGCTCAAGACCGCGTCAGGAACGTGAAAAAGCTGACCGGAGACTGACGTGCCGGCCAGACCTCGGCACAGAAAACGGCGCCTCCACTTTTAGGAGGCGCCGTGCTGGTGATTCCGGTCTTGTGGCAGGGATACTAGGATTCGAACCTAGACAAGCAGATCCAAAATCTACTGTGCTGCCATTACACCATATCCCTAGACAGCGGCCGGAGCCGTTTGCAGCGCATAACAGTATGCCGGCCGCGGGTGCGGGGCGTCAAGGTGTGGCGGTAGCGGCGGTACTTCCGGGCCCGACGACCGTGAGGCCCGCGAATTTCAGGAGCAGTTTCTTCTGGCCCACACCGGGAAAATACACGAGCACCTCGCGGCGATCTCCCTGGCCCGAGCCCTGCATGAAGACGCCGTCGCCGAACTTGACATGCCGCAGCCGCAGCGGCTGGGTGGTGTTCACGGCGCGCTGGATCTCACGGCTGGGAATGCCCAGGCGGGCGCTCACCTCGGGCAGCGAGAGGCCGTGTAGGTCGAGCAGTTCGCGCGCCTGGAGGGGCCAGGCGGGCGGCAGGGCCGGGGGCAGGTCGGGCAGTGCGGGGCGCTCGGCCGGGGCAGGGACCGCCTCGCCGAGCAGGCCGCGCAGCAGTTCGGCGGTGGCGGCCTTGTCGGTGGGCCGGCGCTCGCCGCTGGGCAGGAAGGGCGAGAAGCAGCGGCTCACGGCGATGCACTCGTAGCAGCCGCCCTCGGCCGTACAGCAGGTCTTGGTGGTCAGGGCGTAGGCGCGGCGCAGCAGGTCGTCCATGCTCTCGAAGGCGCGGCGCGACACGCCCAGGCCGCCCTGCCAGTCGTCGTACAGAAAGAAGTAGGTGTCGCGGCCCTCGCGGAAGGCTCCGGCGAGGTCGCCCTCGTCGCAGGCCACGCGCTCGGGGGTGAGTTTGAGCAGCAGGTGCTTGAGGGTATGCGCGACCGCCGTGGGTCGCTCGGTGGCCGCCGGGTCCAGGCCGATCTCCAGCGCGCTCGTGCGGAAGGGGGGCAGCTCGACCGCCTCGTCGTACAGGTGCTCGGAGAGCTTGTGGTCCTGCATCCGGTCCTGGATGCGCCCGCCGCAGTGTCCGCAGACGCGCTCGAAGGGGCCGGGCTCGCGATCGCAGCCGGTGCAGACGCGCTCGAAGACCTGGCGCATCATCGTGTACCCGGTGTACTGCCGCCGGATCAGGACCTCGCCGTGACGGTACACGAGGGGGCCGCGCCGCACCCACTCGCCCATCATCACCGGCCGCACCGAGGTCGCGTGCAGGCCGCGGGTGAACAGGTTGGCGGCCGCGTACTTCTCGACCAGGATCGCGGTGCCGGGCGGGGCCGCCTCCCAGCGCGCCACCTTGTAGCCCTGGCCGTCGAGGGTAAACACCGCGCCCTCGTGCTTCTCGGTCAGGGCGTAGTGCTGGCTGGGCGATTCGAGCGGCGCGTCGAAGGCCTTCGGGCCCAGCCGCTCCCACTCGCCCACCTCTATGACCGCGAATTTGGCGCTGCCCTCGCCGCGCAGGTTCCAGTAGCGGCTGCGGACCAGGGGGGCGCCCGTCTCCAGGCCCGCTGCCCGACGTTCCTCCTGCGCGCGGCCCTCGTGCCGGGGGGCGAGGTAGGGGTTGGCCGCCTCCACGACTGCCTTCTCGATGGGGCCGGTCAGCAGTTCATGGAAGTTGCCCGCGTTGCTGTAAAAGGCGTCCACCGGCTGCGGTACGCCCTGTTCGTTCAGGGCCGGGAGATACAGCACCAGCCCCGACGCGACCCGCCCCGCGCGCCCCGCCATCTGCCGGAAGGCCATGCGTGACCCCGGATAGCCGTCGATGATGACCACCTCCAGGTCGCCGATGTCCACCCCGGCCTCCAGCGCGTTGGTGGCGAACATGACCCCCGACTTGGCCCGCCGGAATTCGGAGAGGCGGCCCTCGCGGTCGCTGGTGCCGGCCATATACAGGTGCGCGTGCCGGGCGTACCCCGGCTGGGCGCGGTAGGTGCCGTACAGCCGTGCGGCCCGCGAGCGCCCCCGGAAAAAGGCCAGGGTCTTGAGGCCGTGCGCGGCGCTGGAACTCACGACCGCGTCCCAGAAGCGCCGGGGCTGACCTCTGTGGTCGGCGAGGTAATAGCGTTTGCCGTGCCGCGCCGCGCCCGACTCGCGGACCTCGGTCACGTCTATGCCGGTGAGCTCGCGCGCGAACTCGGCCGGATTGCCGATGGTGGCGGTCGAGAGCACGAGCTGCGGGGCGGCGCCCAGGGCGCGCGCGAGGTCGAGCAGGCGGCGCAGCATTCCCGCGACCTCGCTGCCAAAGCCCCCGCGATAGGTGTGCGCCTCGTCGAGCACGATGAACGACAGGCGTTTCAGGAAGGCGCGGACGGCGGGGCGGTCCAGCGACCAGTGCAGCTTGTCGGGCGTGGCCGTGACCATCCGCACGTCACTGCGGAACACCTCGCTGGGCTGGGCCTGGCCGTGAAAGGCCGCGATCTCCCAGGGAAACCCGCCGCGTTCCTGAAAGGTGCGCAACTTGTCGCGCTGGTCCTGCCCCAGCGCCACGAGCGGATAGATGAACAGCGCTGTGGCGTCCGGGTCACGTTCCAGGCGCTCGAACACGGCCGGAAAGAAGGCGCCCGTCTTGCCGCTCGCGGTGGGGGTCGTGACGATCACGTCCTGGCCGGCGGCCATCAGGCGGTAGGTCTCGGCCTGATGCGCGTAGACCTCGGGAAAGCCGAAGCCCGCGCGCACCGCTGGGGACCAACCCAGCTCGGCAGCGGGGACGGTGCGGGCCTCTTGCACCTCCTCCTCGTGCAGCAGCGCCGCCCCTCCGCCCAGGATGTCGCGCAGGAACAGCTCCAGGCGGGCATAGGGCGAGCGGGCGGCAAACACGCCCCCGAGTGTAGGGCGCGGCCGCTGGGCGCGGAGGAAGTTGGGTCACGGTGGGGGGTAGGACCCGGCCGGAGACACGCGGTCAGCCGGCACAAACGCCCCCCGGCGCCGGTGCTACGCTCCTGGGTATGACGGCCCCCGCAGCACATCCCACCGCTGACGCGGTCGCCACGGCCCTGCTCGACCGGGCCGCGAGCGGCGAGCGCCTGGACGTGGCCGAGACCGAAGCCCTGTTCCGTCTGCCGGTGCCCCAGGTCGCCGCCGTCGCCAACGGCCTGCGCCTGGAGCGCCGCGACCCGGACGTGGTGACGTTCCTGATCGACCGCAACATCAACTACACGAACGTGTGCAACGTGGGCTGCAACTTCTGCGCCTTCTACCGCACGCGCCGCCAGAAGGACAGCTACACGCTGGACTATGAGCAAATCTCGGCCAAGATCCGGGAGCTCGAAGAGGTCGGCGGCACGCGCATCCTACTTCAGGGCGGCGTGAACCCCGAACTGGGGCTGGACTACTACACGGGGCTGCTGCGGCACGTCAAGGCGCACCATCCGACCATCCGTATCGACGCGTTCTCGCCCGAAGAAGTGCTGTTCATGGAAAAGACCTTCGGGATGAGCCTCGACGAACTGCTCGACATCTTGATCGCGGCGGGCCTTGACGGGCTGCCGGGCGCGGGCGGGGAGATCCTCGAGGACGACGTGCGGGCCAAGGCGGCCCCGGCACGTATCCGCTCCGACGACTGGTTCCGGATCATCGACGCGGCGCAGCGCAAGGGGCTCTACACCATCGCCACGATGGTCATCGGCTTCGGCGAGACCTACGCCCAGCGCGCCCGTCACCTCCTGAAGATCCGCGACCAGCAGGACCGGGCCAACGCGCTGTACGGCGGCAACGGCTTTTCCGGTTTCGCGATGTGGTCCCTCCAGACCGAGAACACCCGCCTGCACGGCAAGGCTCCCGGCGCAACCGCGCACGAATACCTGCAGCAGCTCGCGGTGGCGCGCATCGCGCTGGACAACATCCCCAACATCCAGGCGTCGTGGCCCGCGCAGGGCTTCAAGGTCGCGCAGGCTGCGCTGTACTACGGCGCCAACGACCTCGGTTCCACCATGCTCGAGGAAAACGTGGTGTCGGCGGCGGGCGGGCACGGGCGGCACCGCGCTACGGTGCGCGAACTCGTGCGCATCGCGGTGGACGCGGGCTTTACCCCGGCCATCCGCAACAGCCGCTTTCAGATCATCGAGTGGCCCGATGCGCCGGCCATCCTGGCACGCGGCGCCGAGAACCCAGAGGCCGAGCGCGCCGTGGGCGCCGGGCAGTAGCCCGGAGGGCCGGAGATGACACAGGTCACGGGCAGTCTGGGAGTCGCCTGTGAAAGCCGGGGCGCGGACGTCTGGCGGCTCGAAGCCCAGCTGCATGTGGCCGACGGAACCGCTCTGCGCCGCGAACTGGAGCGCCGCGGGCTGTGGGCCTGTGGCCGTCCTGGCGATCTGAGCACCCTGCTCGACGCGCACCTGCTCTTCGGCGACGACCCGGTCTCGCACGAGACGGCCCTGAGCGTGGCCGACCTGGGCGAGCTGGCTGCCGCCCTCGCCCTGAGCCGCCGTCACGACGACCTGGGCGCGCAGTTGCTCGCCTGGTATGCCCTGGCCCGCTCGCTG
It contains:
- a CDS encoding DEAD/DEAH box helicase; translated protein: MFAARSPYARLELFLRDILGGGAALLHEEEVQEARTVPAAELGWSPAVRAGFGFPEVYAHQAETYRLMAAGQDVIVTTPTASGKTGAFFPAVFERLERDPDATALFIYPLVALGQDQRDKLRTFQERGGFPWEIAAFHGQAQPSEVFRSDVRMVTATPDKLHWSLDRPAVRAFLKRLSFIVLDEAHTYRGGFGSEVAGMLRRLLDLARALGAAPQLVLSTATIGNPAEFARELTGIDVTEVRESGAARHGKRYYLADHRGQPRRFWDAVVSSSAAHGLKTLAFFRGRSRAARLYGTYRAQPGYARHAHLYMAGTSDREGRLSEFRRAKSGVMFATNALEAGVDIGDLEVVIIDGYPGSRMAFRQMAGRAGRVASGLVLYLPALNEQGVPQPVDAFYSNAGNFHELLTGPIEKAVVEAANPYLAPRHEGRAQEERRAAGLETGAPLVRSRYWNLRGEGSAKFAVIEVGEWERLGPKAFDAPLESPSQHYALTEKHEGAVFTLDGQGYKVARWEAAPPGTAILVEKYAAANLFTRGLHATSVRPVMMGEWVRRGPLVYRHGEVLIRRQYTGYTMMRQVFERVCTGCDREPGPFERVCGHCGGRIQDRMQDHKLSEHLYDEAVELPPFRTSALEIGLDPAATERPTAVAHTLKHLLLKLTPERVACDEGDLAGAFREGRDTYFFLYDDWQGGLGVSRRAFESMDDLLRRAYALTTKTCCTAEGGCYECIAVSRCFSPFLPSGERRPTDKAATAELLRGLLGEAVPAPAERPALPDLPPALPPAWPLQARELLDLHGLSLPEVSARLGIPSREIQRAVNTTQPLRLRHVKFGDGVFMQGSGQGDRREVLVYFPGVGQKKLLLKFAGLTVVGPGSTAATATP
- a CDS encoding GNAT family N-acetyltransferase; this translates as MIPGPATDAAPAQSFVIRDVTDPWALRALEEVQVAAWGYADREVLPGTMFRIGAATGAVVLAAYPAGEPEGRPLGFAYGFPALRQGARGETELWHHSHLLAVRPECRGGGLAVALKHAQRERALAQGLTRMTWTFDPLVARNARLNLGKLGARAVSYHPDWYALDDDREAAFPADRLMIEWDLTRPQQERPAPAPQGEVLLEADDRGWPQLRELAGPGPFLAEVPTHDLPDDGQRRAWGLALREVLSARLSAGDVVSDLARDRDRAYYVLTQP
- the mqnC gene encoding cyclic dehypoxanthinyl futalosine synthase — its product is MTAPAAHPTADAVATALLDRAASGERLDVAETEALFRLPVPQVAAVANGLRLERRDPDVVTFLIDRNINYTNVCNVGCNFCAFYRTRRQKDSYTLDYEQISAKIRELEEVGGTRILLQGGVNPELGLDYYTGLLRHVKAHHPTIRIDAFSPEEVLFMEKTFGMSLDELLDILIAAGLDGLPGAGGEILEDDVRAKAAPARIRSDDWFRIIDAAQRKGLYTIATMVIGFGETYAQRARHLLKIRDQQDRANALYGGNGFSGFAMWSLQTENTRLHGKAPGATAHEYLQQLAVARIALDNIPNIQASWPAQGFKVAQAALYYGANDLGSTMLEENVVSAAGGHGRHRATVRELVRIAVDAGFTPAIRNSRFQIIEWPDAPAILARGAENPEAERAVGAGQ
- a CDS encoding DUF4384 domain-containing protein: MKKLLTTLTLSTAALSSVLAPAFAAPVISAQSIIVNPVQTTLTAKVWVNKDPSGTQTPNYRVGEPITLYTSVNENSYVYLFNVNPDGTTDQILPNRYKTGGNYVRAGQTRAFPTTGDQFTYTVGGPTGLNRVLVVTSRRQLNLSELSTYTQGQAFATVKPQTSQGLAQALSIVVNPVNPVAQPVPQTDWQSDTAFYNVTY
- the menC gene encoding o-succinylbenzoate synthase, producing MLRIDAAEIVVARLPLRFRFETSFGVQTEKLIPLLVLHGDGLQGVSEGSMEPAPMFREETVAGALSLLRDVFLPRVLGRTFANPEALEAALGTFRGNRMARAMVEMAAWDLWARRLDVPLGTLLGGTKSEVEVGVSLGIQPDEAATVETVRRHVEQGYRRIKLKIKPGWDVQPVRAVREAFPEIRLTVDANSAYTLADAGRLRALDAYGLIYIEQPLAWDDLVDHAELSRRIQTPLCLDESITTAADARKGLALGAAQVINIKVTRVGGLAEARRVHDVAASFGAPVWCGGMLESGVGRAHNIHLSTLPNFRLPGDTSSASRYWDRDLIREPLEAVDGVMPVPTGVGTGVSLDREYLAEVTELHEELRP